The Littorina saxatilis isolate snail1 linkage group LG13, US_GU_Lsax_2.0, whole genome shotgun sequence genome contains a region encoding:
- the LOC138946176 gene encoding uncharacterized protein, producing MNGSGLSDIMLEAELITSGASTHDIVAQLLDDKGTSDFFRDYEQYREDVRQGKHGKTPQFWMSYMDHIWHVLSLLYAVKANDFELYAQCLLAMPDLFFSFGGQNYARYLTFFGLFIANIELSHPGSTELLKQGAFSVARSFIPGNRCAVDKTMEETFMRNAKSKGGAAAAGAGLTGIASNYPAYQKWVRTTHQRTKYMQVTMDMAGMTKDSELDTQHRDLRPTEVTRSEKSVARTLAAVESFTNPFEVHDKEKLIMLSSGATVPAEIEKDVLRAEAAGRSEKEKFITERLETGEHFFEPVKRLKLKVMADTSKRVTLKSTQNKLTEYKHQGNVAFQLLVKSQEGDLNMDLKELMTYQLTPVPYSLGTADSYLAKTDKSAAFHYLTKTVEDAVPPPPPLLMRL from the exons ATGAATGGTTCTGGGCTGTCAGACATCATGTTGGAAGCTGAGCTCATCACATCTG GAGCCTCCACGCACGACATTGTCGCACAGCTGCTGGATGACAAAGGCACGAGTGACTTCTTCAGAGACTATGAACAGTATAGAGAAGATGTCAGGCAAGGAAAACACGGGAAAACTCCCCAGTTCTGGATGTCCTATATGGACCACATCTGGCATGTACTGTCTCTCTTGTATGCTGTGAAAGCGAATGACTTTGAGTTGTATGCCCAGTGCTTATTGGCGATGCCTGATCTTTTCTTCAGCTTTGGGGGACAAAACTATGCAAGGTACCTCACCTTCTTTGGACTCTTCATCGCCAACATTGAGCTCTCACACCCAGGTTCCACCGAGCTGCTTAAGCAAGGGGCATTCAGCGTGGCAAGGTCTTTCATTCCTGGCAACAGATGTGCCGTTGACAAAACGATGGAGGAGACGTTTATGCGCAATGCGAAGAGCAAAGGAGGAGCAGCCGCAGCTGGTGCAGGTCTCACTGGAATTGCTTCAAACTATCCAGCCTACCAAAAGTGGGTGAGGACAACCCACCAAAGAACAAAGTACATGCAAGTGACTATGGACATGGCTGGAATGACAAAGGATAGTGAACTGGACACTCAACACCGTGACCTTCGTCCAACAGAAGTCACCAGGAGTGAAAAGAGTGTGGCACGAACACTTGCTGCAGTAGAAAGCTTCACCAACCCGTTTGAGGTTCATGACAAAGAGAAACTGATCATGCTGTCATCAGGTGCCACAGTACCTGCTGAAATCGAGAAGGATGTCCTACGTGCAGAAGCAGCAGGCAGAAGCGAGAAGGAGAAGTTCATCACTGAGAGACTAGAAACCGGAGAACATTTCTTCGAGCCAGTGAAACGTCTCAAGCTGAAAGTCATGGCAGACACGTCAAAAAGAGTCACACTCAAGTCAACTCAAAACAAATTGACTGAATATAAGCACCAAGGAAATGTGGCCTTCCAACTTCTCGTGAAGTCTCAGGAAGGCGATCTGAACATGGATCTGAAAGAGCTCATGACCTATCAGCTGACTCCAGTCCCTTACAGCCTTGGGACAGCAGACAGTTATTTGGCTAAGACTGACAAGAGCGCTGCTTTTCACTATCTGACGAAGACTGTGGAAGAcgctgtccccccccccccccccctgttgaTGAGACTCTAA